In the Yoonia rosea genome, TCATGGGCGGCCTTGCTTGGGCATCAGTGCCTTTTTATGACTGGTTTTGCAGGGTCACAGGGTTTGGCGGCGCGACCAATGTCGCCGAAACAGGCAGCGATGTGATCCTCGATGAAACCATCAAAGTCCGTTTTGACGCCTCTCTTGCCCGAGACATGCCGTGGACCTTCAAACCTGAAGTCCGCGAAATGGAGATCCGTATCGGCGAAACGGGGCTCGCCTTCTACGAGGCGCACAACCCGCTTGACGTGCCGATTGCGGGGCAGGCGGCCTACAACGTTACCCCTTATGAGGCGGGTGCGTTTTTCGACAAGATCGAATGCTTCTGTTTCACCGAGCAAGTCCTGATGCCCGGCGAGACCGTGATGATGCCGGTCAGCTTCTTTGTGGACCCTGCCATCGTGGATGACCGAGAAGGACAGTACGTGCATACGATCACGCTCAGCTATACCTTCTACGAAATCGACCTGCCGGAAGAGGAAATCCAAGCCTCACTTGCACCGCAGGCTTTGACACCCGCGTCACAAGACGCCATACAAAACAACTAAAGACCAGCCTATAGGGAACGCACCACATGGCGCATGCAAAGAACCACGACTACCATATTTTGCCACCATCAATCTGGCCGCTGATGTCCGGATTGGGCGCTTTCATCATGCTGTTTGGTGCCGTCATCTGGATGCACGGATCGGGCCCTTATATGTTCCTGATCGGTCTTGCGGCTGTTCTCTATGTCATGTTCGCTTGGTGGTCAGAGGTCGTTGCTGAAAGCAACGCAGGCGATCACACACCGGTCGTCCGGATCGGCCTGCGCTACGGCTTCATCATGTTTATCATGTCCGAAGTCATGTTCTTCGCTGCGTGGTTCTGGTCTTTCTTCAAGCACACGCTTTACCCGATGAATGAATACGCAGGCACCACCTATGTCGCGCCCGAGTTCTACCAGGTTGACGCGTTCCACCTTCCATTGATCAACACCCTTGTTCTACTGTGTTCCGGCATGGCTGTGACATGGGCGCACCATGCGCTGGTCCATGAAAACAACCGCAAAGACCTGCAAAACGGTCTGTTGCTGGCGGTTGTTCTGGGCATTCTGTTCACCGGCCTTCAGGCCTACGAATACTGGTATCTGCTGGTCGAGCAGGACTGGACATTCGGCGGCGACAAGTTCTTCTCGAACTTCTTCATGGCCACGGGCTTCCACGGCTTTCACGTGATCATCGGTACGATATTCCTGTTTGTTTGCTATCTGCGCGCACGTGCGGGGCACTTTACGCCTGAACGGCACGTCGGGTTCGAAGCCGCAGCATGGTACTGGCACTTCGTTGATGTCGTCTGGCTGTTTTTGTTCTTTGCCGTGTATATTTGGGGCATTTAAGGGCTGCATATGTCATGTGGATCTTGATCCACAGTGCAAAATTAACAAGCGCGCGGGTGCAATCTCGCGCGTTTTTACAATCAAGGGCGCGAGATGCTGCGTAAGATACTATTCCCTCTGATCCTTGGCGTTGCCGGATGTAGCGTTTTGGTCGGTCTCGGCCTTTGGCAGGTTGAGCGTTTGGCATGGAAAGAAGAAATTCTCGCTGAAATCGATCGGCGCCTGACCGCAGCGCCCGTACCTTTGACGCGGTTTGTGAACGAACAAAGCGATGAGTATTCGCGTGTTTCCGTCACCGGTCGCCCGACCGGAGAAGAGCTTCACGTCCTGGTGTCCGGCACCGAGGCCGGGACCGGATACCGTGTCATTTCACGGTTTGAAACCGACATTGGCCCGATCCTTGTGGATCAGGGTCTTTTGCCGTTGGAAAACAAGGACGCAGCCTCACTGCGCGTGCAAATGCGGATCGTCGGAACACTCTTGTGGCCAGATGATCAGAACGAGAGCACGCCTGAACCGGATTTGGCTGGCAATATCTGGTTCGCGCGGAACGTCGATACCATGTCCGAGGTGCTGGACACCCAGCCGCTGATGGTCGTCGCCAGCCAGACCTCACCTGCCGACCCGCGGCTGACTCCGCTGCCTGTGAACACGGCAAGCATCAAAAATGACCACTTCGCATATGCTGTCACATGGTTCTTGCTGGCCGCAGTCTGGGCCGCTATGAGCCTGTTCCTGATTTCCCGGACGACACGCCAAAAGGACGCCTGACACTTATGCGCTATATCTCGACCCGCGGGACAGCACCCTCTTTGAGCTTTGAAGAAGCGATGTTGACCGGTTTGGCGCGCGATGGCGGGCTCTACGTGCCGCAAGAAGTGCCGACGCTCGGTCATGCGCAGATCGCGGCCATGGCTGGTAAATCCTATGAAGATGTGGCCTTCGATGTGATGCGCCCCTTTATTGGTGATACATTCACCGACGCTGTATTCCGCAAACTGATTGCCCAAGCCTATGCCGGTTTCGGCCATGCCGCGCGCGCGCCGTTGGTGCAGCTCGATAGCAACCACTTCCTGCTGGAACTGTTTCACGGACCCACGCTTGCGTTCAAAGACTTTGCGATGCAGCTGATCGGCCAGATGTTTCAGGCTGCACTGACACGGTCGGGGGATCGTGTGACAATCGTGGGCGCGACGTCGGGTGATACGGGCTCTGCCGCGATTGAGGCGTTTCGCGGGCTGAAGGCGGTTGATGTGTTCATCATGTACCCCCACGGTCGCGTGTCCGAGGTGCAGCGCCGCCAGATGACAACGCCAACGGAAAGCAACGTGCATGCGCTGGCCGTGGATGGTGATTTCGACGATTGCCAAGCGGCCGTCAAAGACATGTTCAACGATTTCGCCTTTCGTGAAGAGGTAAAGCTGGCCGGCGTAAACTCG is a window encoding:
- a CDS encoding cytochrome c oxidase assembly protein produces the protein MKLFPNLQGTNRTLAQTVSVVILMGGLAWASVPFYDWFCRVTGFGGATNVAETGSDVILDETIKVRFDASLARDMPWTFKPEVREMEIRIGETGLAFYEAHNPLDVPIAGQAAYNVTPYEAGAFFDKIECFCFTEQVLMPGETVMMPVSFFVDPAIVDDREGQYVHTITLSYTFYEIDLPEEEIQASLAPQALTPASQDAIQNN
- a CDS encoding cytochrome c oxidase subunit 3, with amino-acid sequence MAHAKNHDYHILPPSIWPLMSGLGAFIMLFGAVIWMHGSGPYMFLIGLAAVLYVMFAWWSEVVAESNAGDHTPVVRIGLRYGFIMFIMSEVMFFAAWFWSFFKHTLYPMNEYAGTTYVAPEFYQVDAFHLPLINTLVLLCSGMAVTWAHHALVHENNRKDLQNGLLLAVVLGILFTGLQAYEYWYLLVEQDWTFGGDKFFSNFFMATGFHGFHVIIGTIFLFVCYLRARAGHFTPERHVGFEAAAWYWHFVDVVWLFLFFAVYIWGI
- a CDS encoding SURF1 family protein, producing MLRKILFPLILGVAGCSVLVGLGLWQVERLAWKEEILAEIDRRLTAAPVPLTRFVNEQSDEYSRVSVTGRPTGEELHVLVSGTEAGTGYRVISRFETDIGPILVDQGLLPLENKDAASLRVQMRIVGTLLWPDDQNESTPEPDLAGNIWFARNVDTMSEVLDTQPLMVVASQTSPADPRLTPLPVNTASIKNDHFAYAVTWFLLAAVWAAMSLFLISRTTRQKDA